One stretch of Nomascus leucogenys isolate Asia chromosome 7b, Asia_NLE_v1, whole genome shotgun sequence DNA includes these proteins:
- the LOC100603268 gene encoding beta-crystallin B2-like isoform X2, with protein MNRPTARASSLCLRRRVRPLGLVDQQPEDRLSSLRPIKVDSQEHKIILYENPNFTGKKMGIIDDDVPSFHAHGYQEKVSSVQVQSGTWVGY; from the exons ATGAACAGGCCAACTGCAAGGGCGAGCAGTTTGTGTTTGAGAAGGCGAGTACGCCCACTGGGACTGGTGGACCAGCAGCCAGAGGACAGACTCAGCAGCCTGAGGCCCATCAAAGTG GACAGCCAAGAGCACAAGATCATCCTCTATGAAAATCCCAACTTCACCGGGAAGAAGATGGGAATCATAGATGACGATGTACCCAGCTTCCACGCCCATGGCTACCAGGAGAAGGTGTCATCTGTGCAGGTGCAGAGTGGCAC GTGGGTTGGCTACTAG
- the LOC100603268 gene encoding uncharacterized protein LOC100603268 isoform X1, giving the protein MIPSYFLTIFFFFETAHSHRPCWSTVAHHRTMCIGILATYSFATQFGIRNSGWAMNRPTARASSLCLRRRVRPLGLVDQQPEDRLSSLRPIKVDSQEHKIILYENPNFTGKKMGIIDDDVPSFHAHGYQEKVSSVQVQSGTWVGY; this is encoded by the exons ATGATTCCCTCCTATTTTCtcacaatctttttcttttttgagacagctcaCTCTCACAGACcatgctggagcacagtggcacatcACAGGACCATGTGTATTGGGATATTGGCTACCTACAGCTTTGCAACGCAATTTGGTATCAGGAatt CTGGGTGGGCTATGAACAGGCCAACTGCAAGGGCGAGCAGTTTGTGTTTGAGAAGGCGAGTACGCCCACTGGGACTGGTGGACCAGCAGCCAGAGGACAGACTCAGCAGCCTGAGGCCCATCAAAGTG GACAGCCAAGAGCACAAGATCATCCTCTATGAAAATCCCAACTTCACCGGGAAGAAGATGGGAATCATAGATGACGATGTACCCAGCTTCCACGCCCATGGCTACCAGGAGAAGGTGTCATCTGTGCAGGTGCAGAGTGGCAC GTGGGTTGGCTACTAG